A genomic segment from Gemmatimonadota bacterium encodes:
- a CDS encoding ATP-binding cassette domain-containing protein, translating to MVEVVGASYRAGGNLILDDVTARFRRGRFNVILGPNGAGKSSLLKIATGLLRPSAGHVTYDGRSVRDFGPAELARRRAVLSQHVELAFPLPVRDVVLMGRYPHYGRSPGAHDVEIVDRALEMVGMLDRHAQHYPTLSGGEQQKVQLARVLAQIWSYDGASAHNYLFLDEPTASLDVHYQIHLLDVARELLAHECTVVAILHDMNVAFHYGDAFFLMENGRLVKEADDARELSTELIERVFRVTARRIPDPAGGEEMWRFTL from the coding sequence ATGGTTGAGGTGGTCGGAGCCAGCTATCGCGCTGGCGGCAATCTGATTCTCGACGATGTCACTGCGCGTTTCCGTCGTGGGCGCTTCAACGTAATTCTGGGACCGAACGGCGCCGGAAAGTCCTCGCTGCTCAAGATCGCTACCGGACTGTTGCGGCCCTCGGCCGGCCACGTCACGTACGATGGAAGATCTGTGCGCGATTTTGGACCGGCCGAGCTGGCGCGGAGGCGTGCGGTGCTGTCGCAGCACGTCGAGCTCGCCTTTCCGCTGCCGGTGCGGGATGTCGTTCTGATGGGGCGGTATCCGCACTACGGTCGCTCTCCGGGGGCTCACGACGTCGAGATCGTCGATCGCGCGCTCGAGATGGTGGGAATGCTCGACCGGCATGCGCAACACTATCCTACGCTGTCCGGCGGCGAGCAGCAGAAAGTGCAGCTGGCGCGCGTACTCGCGCAGATATGGAGCTACGACGGTGCGTCGGCTCACAACTATCTCTTTCTGGATGAACCAACGGCGAGCCTCGACGTTCACTACCAGATTCATCTGCTCGATGTTGCGCGTGAATTGCTGGCGCATGAATGCACTGTCGTTGCGATTCTTCACGACATGAACGTCGCGTTCCACTACGGAGATGCATTCTTTCTAATGGAAAATGGCCGCCTCGTAAAGGAAGCCGACGATGCCCGGGAGCTCTCTACCGAGCTCATCGAGCGGGTGTTTCGGGTAACTGCGCGACGGATTCCGGATCCGGCTGGTGGTGAAGAGATGTGGCGCTTCACGCTGTAG
- a CDS encoding iron ABC transporter permease, producing MLNRSAYSGTYFVLGVVLLASLIASAGIGAFTFTPSEMVRYVGEGFGWIRTTPSDTLNRNVFLQLRLPRVFLAALTGAVLGVSGTLMQGIFRNPIVEPGLAGTSAGAALGASLVFVFGTTSALARPLGSLAVPVMAFVGAFAATMLVYRVSTSFGKVNVFTLLLAGIAVNAVCGAGTGFLSYVARDPQARNITFWNLGTFTTADWRGVVMVAAAFAGCFAISIRHGKSLNALMLGEDEAAFLGAEPEKLILRLIIVNTVMVAVATAMVGVIAFVGLVIPHVLRMLKSSDYTFLIPASALLGAVMMSVVDIVARMIIPPAELPVGIITAVVGAPVFLWILLRQQRRGAASFYG from the coding sequence ATGCTGAATCGCTCGGCTTATTCGGGAACATACTTTGTTCTCGGAGTCGTTCTGCTCGCGTCGCTTATCGCCTCGGCTGGAATCGGCGCGTTCACGTTCACCCCTTCCGAGATGGTGCGATACGTCGGTGAAGGCTTTGGGTGGATCAGGACGACGCCATCCGACACGCTCAACCGCAACGTATTTCTTCAGCTCAGATTGCCGCGCGTATTCCTCGCGGCACTGACCGGAGCGGTGCTGGGGGTCTCCGGCACGTTGATGCAGGGAATATTCAGGAATCCGATAGTCGAGCCAGGACTCGCAGGGACTTCCGCCGGTGCGGCGCTCGGCGCATCCCTGGTGTTCGTGTTTGGAACCACGAGCGCGCTGGCCCGGCCGCTCGGATCGCTGGCGGTGCCCGTGATGGCATTCGTCGGCGCGTTCGCGGCGACCATGCTGGTGTACCGCGTTTCCACCTCGTTCGGAAAGGTCAACGTCTTCACGTTGCTGCTGGCTGGCATCGCAGTGAATGCCGTATGCGGAGCAGGCACCGGTTTTCTCTCGTATGTCGCACGCGATCCACAGGCGCGCAACATCACCTTCTGGAACCTTGGCACTTTCACGACGGCCGACTGGCGCGGTGTCGTGATGGTGGCTGCAGCGTTCGCTGGATGCTTCGCCATTTCCATTCGACATGGAAAGTCGCTCAATGCGCTCATGCTGGGTGAGGACGAGGCTGCCTTTCTCGGCGCGGAACCCGAGAAACTGATCCTGCGGCTCATCATAGTCAACACGGTGATGGTTGCCGTTGCAACTGCGATGGTTGGTGTCATCGCTTTCGTTGGACTCGTGATTCCACACGTGTTGAGAATGCTCAAGTCTTCCGATTACACATTCCTGATTCCTGCGTCCGCATTGCTGGGTGCGGTGATGATGTCTGTAGTCGACATCGTGGCGCGCATGATAATCCCACCGGCGGAGCTGCCGGTCGGGATCATAACGGCGGTTGTGGGCGCGCCGGTATTCCTCTGGATTCTGCTTCGGCAGCAACGGCGCGGCGCGGCGAGCTTTTATGGTTGA
- a CDS encoding aryl-sulfate sulfotransferase, producing the protein MTTITTVRLTLASAAILASAVGCSDRYADPSLTEPPAPLAVRMINTNPDLPDAAEVGFMQGTADSVRAHYASSDSSDVGVTPWSRAGQGTLSLIGLRAGTSYTIMLEARRGATSVLGPGASYTSPPLPQALAGVSMTLVSGTPPTSGYTLTAISGIAGHGYLIAFDGAGNIRWYHDCGPLYVQEAKQQSNGDMTVYVGNSRGGDPDPGAFVEITPKGDSVRSITATGSEYTDGHELIVTSDANGARTADYLFGYDIRDIDQSAYGGDTDDQVAGHQLIRISATGAVDTLMQGWSYWTHDDKVDPPLNDQSIDHPNSIDFDLDGGIIASFRNLGAIVKIDPNTHKVLWQLGGARNQFTFINDPQNGFSGQHSVRVLPNGHFLLFDNGVSNTPGASRAVEYAVDESAKTATMVWQYVPQPSVFNQFTGSVQRLANGNTVVAWTNFGLVDEVAPSGALVNRMQLNSAPGVAATAAYRAIRIDNLYRYVKP; encoded by the coding sequence GTGACCACGATAACGACCGTCCGCCTCACACTCGCCAGTGCAGCCATTCTCGCCTCTGCGGTCGGCTGCAGTGACAGGTATGCCGACCCCAGCCTGACGGAACCGCCTGCGCCGCTCGCCGTCAGGATGATCAACACCAATCCAGACCTTCCCGACGCCGCTGAAGTCGGCTTCATGCAAGGCACCGCGGATTCAGTGCGCGCGCACTACGCCTCATCCGACAGCAGCGACGTTGGAGTGACACCATGGTCCCGGGCTGGGCAGGGAACACTCTCCCTGATCGGTCTGCGCGCAGGGACGTCCTACACCATCATGCTCGAAGCACGTCGCGGCGCGACGTCAGTGCTCGGGCCCGGCGCGTCATACACATCTCCACCGTTACCGCAGGCACTTGCCGGCGTAAGCATGACGCTCGTGTCCGGCACGCCGCCCACATCCGGTTACACACTCACCGCCATCTCCGGCATCGCGGGTCACGGCTACCTTATCGCGTTCGATGGAGCCGGAAACATCCGTTGGTATCATGACTGCGGTCCGTTGTACGTGCAGGAAGCGAAGCAGCAGAGCAACGGGGACATGACCGTGTATGTGGGCAACTCGAGAGGAGGAGATCCAGACCCGGGTGCATTTGTCGAGATAACCCCCAAAGGCGACTCGGTAAGGAGCATCACAGCGACGGGCAGCGAGTACACCGACGGTCACGAACTGATCGTCACAAGCGACGCAAACGGAGCGCGCACTGCGGACTATCTGTTTGGATACGACATCCGCGACATCGATCAGTCGGCATATGGCGGCGACACCGATGACCAGGTCGCGGGGCATCAGCTCATTCGAATCAGCGCAACTGGCGCGGTCGACACGCTCATGCAGGGATGGTCATACTGGACCCATGACGACAAGGTCGACCCTCCACTGAATGACCAGTCCATCGATCACCCCAACTCAATCGATTTCGATCTCGACGGCGGAATAATCGCGTCGTTCCGCAACCTCGGCGCGATCGTAAAGATCGATCCGAACACACACAAGGTCCTCTGGCAGCTCGGCGGCGCGCGCAATCAATTCACGTTCATCAACGATCCGCAAAACGGCTTCAGCGGACAACATTCAGTGCGTGTGCTACCGAACGGCCATTTCCTCTTGTTCGACAACGGCGTGTCCAACACGCCCGGCGCTTCACGGGCAGTCGAATACGCAGTGGATGAATCGGCGAAGACGGCGACGATGGTGTGGCAATATGTCCCGCAACCGTCCGTATTCAATCAGTTCACGGGATCGGTGCAGCGACTCGCCAACGGCAATACGGTAGTTGCGTGGACCAACTTCGGACTTGTCGATGAAGTCGCACCGAGCGGCGCGCTCGTCAATCGCATGCAGCTCAACTCCGCGCCCGGCGTGGCCGCCACCGCAGCGTATCGCGCAATTCGCATCGACAATCTGTATCGCTACGTCAAACCATGA
- a CDS encoding M20/M25/M40 family metallo-hydrolase, whose protein sequence is MIKRSLGTTGVMAIFGALACASAGIPRQPVAAGAPVAESQVRAVMAALADDSMEGRMTASRGSAKAAAFIAGQMRSIGLVPQGDSGYFQRVPIAVTRRANGQERLTLAASFAALDTFPADHRKLGVNVVGMIRGSDPALSQEVVLVDAHYDHLGIGKAVDGDSIYNGADDDASGTTAVVEIARSIAAGPAPRRTILFVATTGEEVGLLGTRWFIQHPPVALKAVVSNLEIEMIGRPDSLSGGVGRAWLTGYDRSTMGPMFAAAGLPIGPDKRPDQHFFERSDNIAYAEMGIPAHTMSSYNMHTDYHKPSDELSRVDFHHMTRVIQAGVKAVRILADGPLPHWNPGGQPAPR, encoded by the coding sequence ATGATAAAACGATCCCTCGGCACGACCGGCGTAATGGCCATTTTCGGGGCTCTTGCCTGTGCATCCGCGGGAATTCCGCGCCAGCCGGTGGCGGCCGGTGCCCCAGTGGCAGAATCGCAAGTGCGGGCGGTGATGGCGGCATTGGCCGACGACTCGATGGAAGGGCGCATGACCGCCTCGCGTGGCTCCGCCAAGGCCGCGGCATTCATCGCGGGGCAAATGAGGTCGATCGGGTTGGTTCCACAGGGAGATAGCGGCTATTTCCAGCGCGTTCCGATCGCTGTCACGCGCCGGGCCAACGGCCAGGAGCGGCTGACACTGGCGGCGAGTTTCGCGGCACTCGACACCTTTCCGGCCGACCACCGCAAGCTCGGAGTCAACGTGGTGGGGATGATCCGTGGAAGTGATCCGGCTCTATCCCAGGAAGTCGTCCTCGTGGACGCTCACTATGACCACCTCGGAATCGGCAAGGCTGTTGACGGCGATTCGATCTACAACGGCGCGGACGACGATGCATCCGGCACGACGGCCGTTGTGGAGATTGCCCGGTCGATCGCGGCTGGACCAGCACCGCGGCGCACCATTCTCTTTGTCGCTACGACGGGCGAGGAGGTTGGCCTGCTGGGTACTCGCTGGTTCATCCAGCATCCGCCGGTTGCGCTCAAGGCGGTCGTGTCTAATCTCGAGATCGAGATGATCGGTCGTCCGGACTCGTTGTCAGGCGGCGTGGGACGCGCATGGCTGACGGGATACGACCGCTCGACGATGGGGCCGATGTTCGCAGCCGCGGGCCTGCCGATTGGTCCCGACAAGCGCCCGGACCAGCACTTCTTCGAGCGAAGTGACAACATCGCTTATGCGGAGATGGGTATTCCGGCGCACACGATGTCGAGCTACAACATGCACACGGACTACCATAAGCCGTCGGACGAGCTGTCGCGCGTCGATTTCCATCACATGACGCGCGTCATTCAGGCGGGTGTGAAGGCGGTAAGGATTCTGGCGGATGGCCCGCTGCCGCACTGGAATCCCGGCGGCCAGCCGGCGCCTCGCTGA
- a CDS encoding TVP38/TMEM64 family protein: MQRATVKASAKLALLVVILAATFIVARHLGLSHGGMTKFAQRARALRDAPYAVPLFLLVYAVAGTLGVPGSVLTLTGGAVFGFELGTLLNWIGASIAAIGGYWLARLLGKDAVERIGGRKIYALEKLADAHAFSTVLRLRLIPVLPFNALNFACGLVGLDFASYVAGTMIGDLPVTAAYTYFADALLSGVAGARRTALFHASIAGALLILLSFVPGMIKRARERRAKEIRERESRA; encoded by the coding sequence ATGCAACGTGCTACAGTCAAAGCGAGCGCCAAGCTCGCGCTTCTGGTCGTCATACTGGCCGCGACGTTCATCGTCGCGCGCCATCTTGGGCTGTCGCACGGGGGGATGACGAAATTTGCCCAGCGTGCGCGGGCGCTGCGCGATGCCCCGTATGCTGTGCCGCTATTCCTGCTGGTTTATGCAGTTGCCGGGACACTGGGCGTGCCCGGCTCAGTGCTTACGCTTACGGGCGGAGCAGTGTTCGGCTTCGAGCTGGGCACGCTCCTCAACTGGATCGGGGCCTCGATCGCCGCGATCGGCGGCTACTGGCTCGCCAGACTTCTCGGCAAGGACGCCGTCGAGCGCATCGGCGGACGAAAGATCTACGCCCTCGAGAAACTGGCAGATGCCCACGCTTTCTCCACGGTCCTGCGGCTGCGGCTGATACCCGTGCTGCCGTTCAACGCCCTGAATTTCGCCTGCGGCCTCGTCGGGCTCGATTTCGCGTCGTATGTGGCCGGCACGATGATCGGCGACTTGCCGGTGACTGCCGCCTACACCTACTTCGCCGACGCCCTGCTGTCCGGCGTCGCCGGCGCCCGCCGCACCGCGTTGTTCCACGCGTCGATCGCCGGCGCACTCCTGATCCTCCTCTCCTTCGTCCCCGGGATGATCAAGCGGGCGAGGGAACGCCGGGCCAAAGAAATTCGCGAGAGAGAAAGTCGAGCTTGA
- a CDS encoding GntR family transcriptional regulator, whose amino-acid sequence MLISLDPQDTRPIYIQIVDEVRRALVLGTLAPDGPLPSVRDLAVKLRVNPNTVSQAYRELERQGMVYVRRGQGTYASPGHTDGVERRTLAEGVARRALHDARRNGLGVDELVDAIRSYEAQRKQEEPL is encoded by the coding sequence ATGCTAATCTCGCTGGATCCACAGGACACCAGACCCATCTACATCCAGATCGTGGATGAGGTACGACGTGCGCTCGTTCTCGGCACGCTGGCGCCGGACGGCCCTCTCCCATCGGTCAGGGACCTCGCTGTCAAGCTGCGAGTGAATCCGAATACCGTGAGCCAGGCTTATCGTGAACTCGAGCGGCAGGGCATGGTTTACGTGCGCCGAGGACAGGGGACGTATGCCTCACCCGGCCACACGGATGGAGTAGAGCGTCGCACACTGGCTGAAGGGGTCGCGCGGCGAGCTCTGCACGACGCGAGACGCAACGGGCTCGGCGTGGATGAGCTCGTCGACGCCATCCGAAGCTACGAAGCCCAACGCAAGCAAGAGGAACCACTATGA
- a CDS encoding ABC transporter ATP-binding protein, which yields MTSSLPTRLRDGELAVDTRGLTKRFGDQVALNDVTLQVPTGAVYLLVGPNGAGKSTTLKVLLDLVRTEQGAAEVFGLDTRERAPEVRANVGYVPEFPTWGYGWMRVGRLLEHHALYYPTWDADYAAKLMQKFDLRTDRKMGVLSKGQARRVHLTMALAHRPPLLLLDEPTDGLDPFMRDETLGVLADHLAASPTTVVLSTHHVEEVEGLADHIGVLRNGELRAQMSRDDLNAGLRRYRVEVPDGWSGVASLNGTVLRRVAAPREVQWTVWGPEAEIVQMLTGSGGTVREVARLSLIDATLALLNPND from the coding sequence ATGACGAGCTCCCTACCAACGCGACTCCGCGACGGCGAGCTCGCCGTCGATACACGAGGACTTACCAAGCGATTTGGTGATCAGGTAGCACTGAACGACGTGACGCTGCAGGTTCCGACAGGGGCCGTGTATCTGCTGGTTGGACCCAATGGTGCTGGCAAGAGCACGACGCTCAAGGTACTGCTCGATCTGGTGCGCACCGAGCAGGGAGCTGCGGAGGTGTTCGGCCTGGACACGCGCGAACGCGCGCCGGAAGTGCGCGCGAACGTCGGCTACGTGCCCGAGTTTCCCACTTGGGGATATGGATGGATGCGCGTTGGCCGCCTGCTCGAGCATCACGCTCTGTACTATCCAACATGGGACGCGGACTACGCCGCGAAGCTGATGCAGAAGTTCGATCTTCGCACGGATCGGAAGATGGGAGTGCTTTCCAAGGGGCAAGCACGTCGCGTTCACCTGACGATGGCGCTGGCACATCGGCCGCCGCTGCTGCTGCTGGATGAGCCGACCGACGGTCTCGATCCATTCATGCGCGACGAGACGCTCGGCGTGCTTGCAGACCATCTTGCCGCATCACCGACGACCGTCGTCCTTTCGACGCATCACGTCGAGGAAGTGGAAGGGTTGGCGGACCACATCGGCGTGTTGCGGAACGGGGAGCTGCGCGCGCAGATGTCGCGCGACGATCTGAACGCCGGTCTGCGCCGATATCGCGTCGAGGTACCTGACGGCTGGAGCGGTGTAGCGTCGCTCAACGGCACAGTGCTCCGTCGTGTGGCCGCGCCGCGCGAAGTGCAGTGGACGGTGTGGGGTCCGGAAGCCGAGATAGTTCAGATGCTGACGGGCTCGGGCGGAACGGTGCGCGAGGTAGCCCGCCTTTCACTGATCGATGCAACGCTCGCACTTCTGAACCCGAACGACTGA
- a CDS encoding DUF3037 domain-containing protein, whose translation MTTPVRNIPYNFAVLRVVPHVHIGSSVPVGVILHAPTAQFVGMRVLAERAALSARAPHVDVELLMRYLMTYRAVCNSEGEGGTLAFGSPSERFHWLTAPRSDVIQSGPVHEGVCADVNAELDALFLELVV comes from the coding sequence ATGACGACACCTGTGCGCAACATCCCGTACAATTTCGCAGTGCTCCGTGTCGTGCCGCACGTTCACATCGGATCGTCGGTGCCGGTCGGCGTCATACTGCACGCGCCAACCGCTCAGTTCGTCGGGATGCGCGTGCTGGCTGAGCGCGCCGCACTCTCCGCGCGCGCGCCACACGTGGATGTAGAGTTGCTGATGCGCTACCTGATGACGTACAGAGCGGTGTGCAATTCAGAAGGCGAGGGCGGGACACTCGCCTTCGGGTCTCCGTCCGAGCGATTCCACTGGCTCACCGCTCCGCGATCGGATGTGATCCAGAGCGGTCCCGTGCACGAGGGTGTTTGCGCCGATGTCAACGCGGAGCTGGACGCGCTCTTCCTCGAGCTTGTCGTGTAA